The Bubalus bubalis isolate 160015118507 breed Murrah chromosome 2, NDDB_SH_1, whole genome shotgun sequence genome includes the window AAGGGTAGGACGGCGCGCGCACCCGGAAGCACTTCCACCCCGGACGCATTTCCTCTACgcaccggggggggggggggggggggggttgctcCTATGACGCATTTCCGGCTGGCTGCAATGAGCACGTGTGACTCGAGAGGAAGTAACGTCATTTGGGAGAGCCGAAAAGCTGGGCTGTGGCGCCGCAGTGAAGGCTCTTTACAGACACCATGTCTCATTTACCGATGAAACTTCTACGCAAGAAGATCGAGAAGCGGAACCTCAAATTGCGACAACGAAACCTAAAGCTCCAGGGTGAGCTGCGCTGAACCTCTCGGCGGCCCGGGTTGTGGAGGGAGCCTGCACGTGGGCCGTGGCGCGCTACGGAACCGGGCGGCGCTGGTGACTGCGGCCCCGGTGTGGCGCTGGCAACTTCCCCCAGAGCACGCGTGCTTGGGGAGCGGGGAGAGGCAGCCCGGGGCAGCGCAGGTGCCGGCCCAGCGCAGGTGCCGACGCTGCGTTGCCCCAGATCTTTCAACATCAGTTTGTCCTTTCAGAACGCGGACAGGACCCCCGGTTGATTTTCTTTCCAGCTGTGCTTGCAGCTGAACCAGGCTGCCCCATTTCCACCCTCCCTATTCCGATTCCTTCACGACCTCTAGGATCCACCTCATCCCCAACCCCCATTTCCCAGCAGACACGTGGGACTTTCTCATCCCCACGCATCTTCCTTTCACATCATCTATTTCGTGTGTGTATCGTTTCTAAACAAGCTGGCTGTCTCTCACTTCACGGACATGGTACCCTTGCTTTCGCCTATCTACCTGCACTCTGTCTCGACTCCTGCAGAACTTCCTCTACTAAAGTGTCTCATGCGCGGTCATACGCGTGATGCATATGCTCGTGCCCTGTCTTCCCGCTACTCCTCTTTAAGTTACACATTTCTTGGGAGCTTCTGCGTATTTGTGTCCATAACAAAGACCATTGCAAAGCATTTTACCTgaatgtgctgcagtccgtgaggtcgctaagagtcggacaagactgagcgacttcactttcacttttcactttaatgcattggagaaggaaatggcaacccactccagtattcttgccttgagaatcccagggacgggggagcctggtgggctgctgtctatagggtcgcacagagtcggacacgactgaagcgacttagcagcagcagcagctgctgaccACGTCTTGGTagtttaagataacaaaaggtagTACTTTGTCAATGTATAAACAGAAACTTGTAAAACATTGTTAGGCATTCATGTACAATAAATATCAAGGCAAATAAGTAGTTTCATCAACAGAATTTTCAATTCGCTGACAGCTGAGAAAGATTTGTCAAATACCTAATATGTATGTTTTGTAAGTACCATTGTTTGGTCccatctgtttaaatattttacctCATTGAAGTTTTCTTGTTTCAGACTTTGACTCCTTATGAACAGAGAAGTTACAAAATCAATGCAGCATTCTCTccctgtttttaatttatttgtgctGCAGTGGAATACTATAAAATTGGAACTCATTTTAATGTACACAACAGGAAAGTAAAAGCTAAATCATTTCAGTACCGGAAGCCATGGCATTTCATTAGGGATTCCAGGGTCTCTAAGCAAGCCTCTCCTTTGTCAcaatgtgttttctgtttttaaacaggTGCCTCAGCTGTGAGCCTGTCAGAAACTCAAAATGGAGATGTGTCTGAAGAAACAGTGGGAGATGGAAAAGTTAAAAAGTCCTTAAAGCAGTCTGTGAGTGTGGGCTTGTCAGAAGCCCAAAATGGAGATATAGCTAAAGAAACAGTAGGAAGCAGAAAAGTTAAAAAGTCCCTAAAACAACCTATGAGTGCTGGGTTGGCAGAAACCCAAAATGGAGACACATCTGAAGAAGCAGGAGTAggtggaaaagtgaaaaagtccCAAAAACAATCTATGAATGCAAATGTGTCGGAAGCCAACAATGGAGTCCTGCCTAAGGAAGCCATGGAAAATGTCAAAGCTAAAAAATCTGTGAAGGAGTCTGTAAATGTAGGCATGTCAGAAGCCCAAAATGgagatgtttttaaagaaacGGGGGAAAATGTCAAAGTTAAAAAAGCCTCCAAGAAATCTACCACATTgaccagtggagaagcagcaatGCATTCTCCCAATTCGgaatcaaaaaagaagaagaagaaaaagagaaaagtagtgGATGATGCTGGGCCtggtatgtacttttttttttttaacttaagccGTTAAGTTTTTCAAGTTATCATTCtgcctttcctctctttttattGTAATGTCTACATGACATGCAAGGCTCCCCCCCCCACCCTTACCGGCATGCAAGAAACTAGCCTGGTAGCTAGAGGAAACATCAGAGGAAGGTGCAGTTTAACTTTTCTCAGAATACTGCTCTTCTTTGTCAGTTAACTGTCTGAGCTTTTTATAAAGTGTACTCTGACATAATATTTTAGATCTACCTATTTCCAAAGAGAATTGTGGAATTACTGACACTAAAGAAATCTGGGCTGGTTTAGAATCTATCTTCTTGGGTCTTTATGAATCAGAGACTTTACATTAATGATTCTTTCACTCACCTCTTTTTTTCCCTGGTTCCTTTTTCCCCACAATAAATTCCTATCTATTAAAAGCAGCATAATGATAATTAAAGTATGCAAAAATAGCAATTGGGAAACTTCTGAATAAATGGAACATTAATTCCCTAGTGAGTAGAATGGCCAGAATTGGGGAAGAGGGGTACTTTCATTTAGAAGATTATTGGACTGAATAAGTTTAGGTGGAAGAACAGGCATTTTAATTGAACTGTGAGTAGGCAGAGATTTCAGGGGAGGGTCGAACAGGTATCAGCAAACTGTTCAGCCTTCTGCCTGTTTTTGCGGACATGCTTAACCAGAACCCTGTGATACCCATTTGTTTACCTGACCTTTGTGATGACAGACCATACAGCCTACAAAACCTAAAGTGTTTACAGATCTGGTTCTTTGTAGATAACATTTGCCAACCCCTGTGTTAGCATGTCCTATTCACCTTTTGTCGGAAATAAAGTTTTCATCTAGAAAGATGCTTTGGATCTTTGAGACATGTCTGGCTGTGTTTTTACTGCCTACAGACTATAATGCGTTTGTAAATTATCAGAAACTGCTTaaacaaaaagtgaaacaagACAGAGACTAAAGCGTGAGGATTAGACATTAcaattttgatttaaagtgattGTAATCCTGTTCTAAAATTGTTAGTGCCTTTGGGATTCTTATTCTGAGTATGCTGGAGGAAGTGAAATTTCTACTCTGAAGCACTgaatcacaggactggaaatttAAATCCTATTGATAACCTTGAAGAACTGTTTTAACAAAAAGAGAAGTCATTAGCCTTGAAGTCCAGCTGATAGTATTCATGGCCTTTGAACGTGTGGGTCGTATAGAGTTGATCATTTCCCAGAAAGGTGGTCATAAGGTCCAAGGAAGAGGCCAGTCCTGGGTTAGAGTCCTGAGTTCCAGTTTAGGTCAATTCTGTTCTAACTAACGTCACTAACtgccatgaatttttaaaagcacagcaTGGAGTTAACCTATTTGGCCCAAAGTAGAACATTTAAGAGCATGATGGGAGGTAGGACTAGGAAGGTAGTTTAGGGGACTGTGTTTTGAAAGTTGTGAATGTATGCTAAGAATGAAGAGCTAGGAAACCTTCCCTCTCCTCTTACCACTTACATTCAAGGAAGCAGCCAGCCAGTTTCTGTCACCCAGCTGAGTAGGTTGTTGCCCTTGCTTTGTAATCTGTCTCAAGTAGTATAAAGAGCCTTTTGTGTTTCTGTTCCCCTTTAAGACAAAATTAGCTTTTATAGAAAATTTGTGTTATGAGAGGAAAAAGTGCTtgttatgggttttttttttaattaatcacttGACCTTGTCTCCTTAATGAATTTTATAGAATTGGGAGTGATTAGTATACTTAAATTGTTTAGTTCAGCTTATAAAAAATTTCTTACTTAAGACAGTATAATAAgtagtaagtcagagaaggaagtattatatcacttacatgtggaatctgaaaaaatagtacaaatgaacttacaaaacagaaacagactcagaaacatagaaaacaaatgtatagttaccaaaggggaaggggggatGAATAAGttgggagtatgggattaacaggtGTTACTACCATCTATAATAGAtaataaggatttactgtatagcacagggaaccattcAGTATAATGaaggatttttttctaaatatcagTAATGCATATACCTATAatgtatgcataactgaatcagtttgctgtttacctgaaaccaacacaatattgtaaatcaactatactttaataaatacatacactgtatgtagtatatatgtgtatgtatatacacaaagaagcctaaaaaataaagctttgttAGCAGATCTGTGTGTCCTGCTGAGTTTTTTAATACAGCCAGATTTTTTGTAATCAGGAAAAAGAGGTTCTTagcaaattaaaactgaaaatgtgttaagcttttgaaaatatgctttttttttttttgcatcacaCATCTGTTATTTTATGATCTCATTTggtattcttgtttttaaaaaattggggggTATTTTCCCTTTAAACCAAAGattccaaaaaagcaaaagctgaggACATAGGAGAGGCTGAAGATGGTGCCCAGGCtcctgaagaaacagaaaaccatgTGGAGAAGCCAGATGACGAGGGTGAGGACAGCGAAGTGCCCAGCCTGCCCCTGGGACTGACAGGTGATTATCAAAGTGTTTTTCCAGGTAGATTTCTAAAGTGTCACACCTCCCTGGATTATAGGATTTAAAGGTTCAGTTGTAGCGTTTAATTTAGCtggaaaaaaatactaataagtATTGACAAGACATGGTTTTATATCTAATTGCTGCTTTTTATCTTCCACATGTGTGCTTTagttcttatttctttctctatttttcctttttctttattcctaacattaaatattttgacATGCACACTGATAGCTCTCAGGGTCTTCTATGTCTTTGGTTTGTCACTTTCCATGTTACAGGCGGAAAGTCATTGGCATGGAAGTCTGGAGCCCAGAGGTTTAATGCTGGCTCCATTACTAACAGACGAGGATGAAATTAACATTACTGAGGGGCTTGTGCCAGGGTCACCTCTTCTGAACTCCATTTCTGTATCTGTAAAGTCAAGAGTTTAGAATCAATTGCTCCTAACTAGAAACATCTAGCAGTTACTTGAGTTATTTGGTTTGaggtttttgtttattaaaatagtGACGCCCACAACCCAACCTTTGCAATCAGAATTGCAAAGGTTATTatggcagtggttctcaagcaGGGTAATTTTACCTCCTAAGTAGGGGGACCCATCCCAGTTTTCCCATTTAAGGGGGTGCAACCCTTcaacctcctctgtcccaggTAAACAATGGGAGCAGGTGACAAGTGTCCAATGAGTAGAGGTTAGAGATGCTGCAGGACCTCCTATAATGCATAGGACAGCCTCTCACAGCAAAAAATTATCCATCCCAAGATGTCAGTGGTGCCAGGGTTGCCAACTCCTGGGTTATAGCTGGGGTGTGTGTTGAGCAGGGAGCTCCCAGGTAGTCTGATGCCTTCCCCTGCTGGTGACCCACCGCACACCTGATGTATAGGTACATTCTCACCATCTGGGGCCATCTCTGACTCTTCTCAGTTGTCTTTTTTGGAGAGTTGCTATTTTGATTGATTTCATACTCAGTTTTTATActgagtgttttctttctttatttcagatttcctaaacatttcatttctctctgaatTTTCCCCTGAAAGCCTCACACCACCACCTCTGCCCCAATGTGCCCCCACCTTGgcatttttatttcacataaGTCTCTTGATTGTACCAcctctccaactctttgttattTCATTACAGTACAGGCTTTAGATTACACAGCCATTAGCAGTGGAGAAACTTGCAACAAGTAAAagatctttttcttgttatatagGAATGGTTGGTGTTTAGTCTTGTCTTACTGGAAGAAGCTCTTCTAAAGAAGCTTGACATTAACCCAGTAATGTTTTCAATCAGCAAAACAAATTTAGGAAACGCAATATTAACTATTCAGAAAAGGTAAATTTGTTAATGATAAACTGTCTTCTGTTTAGGAGCTTTTGAGGATACTTCATTTGATTCTCTGACTAATCTTGTCAATGAGAACACTCtgaaagcaataaaagaaatggGCTTTACAAACATGACTGAAATTCAACATAAAAGTATCAGACCACTTCTGGAAGGCAGGTATGGTTAACATTGAGGTTTGGGCATTggtcctgggcttcccaagtggcgctagtggtaaggaatttacctgccagtgcaggagatggaagagatgtgggtttgatccctgagtcgggaagatcccctggagagtgaaattcttgcctgggaaatcccatgaatagaggagcctggtgggctacagtccatggggtcgcaaagagttggacatgcctgagcacacacacgtacacacacttaatatctctgtttttagtGCCAATAGTTTGGGGGGAAAATACCAGTATGTTCTATGGATCTCACATTGTGTCTGATAATATATCTAACCTTCGTTAAAGGCTTTAGgttatttattgatatttggAGAAAATTGTTCACTTCTGTTTTTAGCACAATTGTTATTTCTGAGTTAAGTGTTTAACCCACATGATTGATCTCAGTGATAGAGAAGGTGGGAACTATTTTCTTGTTATGATCTAGCCTCAGTGCCTAAAACTTGTGTCATAGTCCATggtaggtattcagtaaatacttgctgaatgagtAGAGCAAATAtgtttctccttttccattttattttttagggatCTTCTAGCAGCTGCAAAAACAGGCAGTGGCAAAACGCTGGCATTTCTCATCCCTGCAGTTGAACTCATTGTTAAGTTAAAGTTCATGCCCAGGAATGGTAAGCCTGTGAGCCCGCTGTCTCTGTGAGAATCTCACTGGAAGTCTGTTATGACTGTGGATGCACTCCTGGTGTAGCTACAGTTTGACTTTGACCACATatcctgttttgctttttaggAACAGGAGTCCTTATTCTCTCACCTACGAGGGAACTGGCCATGCAGACTTTCGGTGTCCTTAAGGAGCTGATGACACACCATGTTCACACATACGGGTTGATAATGGGTGGCAGTAACAGGTCTGCTGAAGCTCAGAAGCTTGCCAATGGGATCAACATCGTCGTGGCAACACCAGGCCGTCTCCTGGACCACATGCAGGTAAGAGGACACTGTCGTGAAGCCCCATCTTCTGTCTGTGTGAAACGTACACTTTGCAGCTAACagtttttttctgtcctttgtctTGTCAGAATACCCCAGGGTTTATGTATAAAAACCTACAATGTCTGGTTATTGATGAGGCTGATCGTATCTTGGATGTTGGGTTTGAAGAGGAATTAAAGCAAATCATTAAACTTCTGCCAAGTAAGTGGGTTGCATCTTCATGTGGTTTGCAGAGCAGCTGTTGGAAGTAGCTGAGAATTTTTCCTGTATGAAAACTATTAATGTCAGCATTTTAATTTAACCAAGTGAGGTTGTTGTGCCGGTCAGCCTTAGAGGTAGTTTGCAATATATACATCGATCTTACTGGTAACTTAATACAATGGTTTTGCCATTTGAGAGCTTACAGTGCAAGTTAAACAATTTTAACGTATGTCTCATTCCTGTCCATCCCTGCCACCCCATCTCTCATCCTCCAGCAGTCATCAACTTGGTGCCTTCTGTGTTATGTGTAAGTCGTATGTACCTTGGTTATAGTACTTGAAACATTTATAAGCCGCTTATATCTATAACAGTATGGTTCATTGCCTTATACGATTTGTTTCTTACTGCTTCATCGAGGTATAATTAACATAATAATCTTTACATGTAAAAACATGTAAAGATTATTAtgttttaagtatataatttgaTACATTTTGTCCTGTTTACACCTTGaagccatcaccacagtcaataCAGTGAATATTCTCATAACTCTCAAAGATTACTTTATGCCCCTTTGtggtccctccctctctccctcagtAGCAACAGCCCTCCCCTGCTTACAACAACTGCTCACAGATCTCCTCTCTCACAGGTGGCTGTTGGTCTGCCCTCTGTCAATGTATATCAGTTTGCATTTTTCAGGGATTcgtatgaatggaatcatatggtATTACTGTCTTTTTGTCTGTTCTTGTGCTCAGCAAATTCTGTGATTTGTCTGTGCCGTTACATTTTCAATAGTTCTTTGCTTTGTTCCTCCCTGGCATTCTATTGTATAACTTTGCcacaacttgtttatccatttaactGTTGATGGATGACTGTGTTGTTAACAGTTTTGGTCTGTTATATATAAGGTGGCTATGAACATCCACCTACAACTCTTTATGGGTGTATATCACCTTTTCTGTGGTGTGATTATCTAGGAATGGAGTGATGGGTGTTAtgtttaatttgtatcattttacatcCCCATCAGCAGAGTATGGAAGTTCCAGTTGTTCCTGTTAAGTCTTGAAATTAGGTTGTGTTAATCCTCCAACTTTGTTAATTTGTTTGTGTGTTCTCATCGTTTGCATTTCTGTATGAATGTCAGAATGTTTGTCAGTCTCTGGGATCTTGGGATTGTACTGAATATCGATCATTGGTGGAAGATAAAGTTGGGTCCTTCAGCACATGAATGAGGTAGATCTCCATTTATC containing:
- the DDX18 gene encoding ATP-dependent RNA helicase DDX18 isoform X1, with translation MNREVTKSMQHSLPVFNLFVLQWNTIKLELILMYTTGASAVSLSETQNGDVSEETVGDGKVKKSLKQSVSVGLSEAQNGDIAKETVGSRKVKKSLKQPMSAGLAETQNGDTSEEAGVGGKVKKSQKQSMNANVSEANNGVLPKEAMENVKAKKSVKESVNVGMSEAQNGDVFKETGENVKVKKASKKSTTLTSGEAAMHSPNSESKKKKKKKRKVVDDAGPDSKKAKAEDIGEAEDGAQAPEETENHVEKPDDEGEDSEVPSLPLGLTGAFEDTSFDSLTNLVNENTLKAIKEMGFTNMTEIQHKSIRPLLEGRDLLAAAKTGSGKTLAFLIPAVELIVKLKFMPRNGTGVLILSPTRELAMQTFGVLKELMTHHVHTYGLIMGGSNRSAEAQKLANGINIVVATPGRLLDHMQNTPGFMYKNLQCLVIDEADRILDVGFEEELKQIIKLLPTRRQTMLFSATQTRKVEDLARISLKKEPLYVGVDDDKANATVDGLEQGYVVCPSEKRFLLLFTFLKKNRKKKLMVFFSSCKSVKYHYELLNYIDLPVLAIHGRQKQNKRTTTFFQFCNADSGILLCTDVAARGLDIPEVDWIVQYDPPDDPKEYIHRVGRTARGLNGRGHALLILRPEELGFLRYLKQSKVPLSEFEFSWSKISDIQSQLEKLIEKNYFLHKSAQEAYKSYIRAYDSHSLKQIFNVNNLNLPQVALSFGFKVPPFVDLNVNTNDGKVRKRGGGGGFGYQKAKKVEKSKIFKHISKKPSDSRQFSH
- the DDX18 gene encoding ATP-dependent RNA helicase DDX18 isoform X2, producing MSHLPMKLLRKKIEKRNLKLRQRNLKLQGASAVSLSETQNGDVSEETVGDGKVKKSLKQSVSVGLSEAQNGDIAKETVGSRKVKKSLKQPMSAGLAETQNGDTSEEAGVGGKVKKSQKQSMNANVSEANNGVLPKEAMENVKAKKSVKESVNVGMSEAQNGDVFKETGENVKVKKASKKSTTLTSGEAAMHSPNSESKKKKKKKRKVVDDAGPDSKKAKAEDIGEAEDGAQAPEETENHVEKPDDEGEDSEVPSLPLGLTGAFEDTSFDSLTNLVNENTLKAIKEMGFTNMTEIQHKSIRPLLEGRDLLAAAKTGSGKTLAFLIPAVELIVKLKFMPRNGTGVLILSPTRELAMQTFGVLKELMTHHVHTYGLIMGGSNRSAEAQKLANGINIVVATPGRLLDHMQNTPGFMYKNLQCLVIDEADRILDVGFEEELKQIIKLLPTRRQTMLFSATQTRKVEDLARISLKKEPLYVGVDDDKANATVDGLEQGYVVCPSEKRFLLLFTFLKKNRKKKLMVFFSSCKSVKYHYELLNYIDLPVLAIHGRQKQNKRTTTFFQFCNADSGILLCTDVAARGLDIPEVDWIVQYDPPDDPKEYIHRVGRTARGLNGRGHALLILRPEELGFLRYLKQSKVPLSEFEFSWSKISDIQSQLEKLIEKNYFLHKSAQEAYKSYIRAYDSHSLKQIFNVNNLNLPQVALSFGFKVPPFVDLNVNTNDGKVRKRGGGGGFGYQKAKKVEKSKIFKHISKKPSDSRQFSH